TCTAGCAGAGAGCTTAAGGTAAAAGAGGGTTATGTTCTTGTAGAGAAAACTTGTTATGAAGATGGTAAAAAGTTAGATGAAATTCACCTAAAAAATACTCGTAATACATCAGAAGAATTAAAAAAATGTAAAGAAGAATGTGATGATTTATTAAATACTGCAGCTGATTTAAAAAACAAGACTGATAGTGCTAAAAAAGCTACAAAATTAGTAACTACATCCATAAATAATCACGAGCAGTTACTTAAAAACAATAATTCAAAATCCAAATGTATTACAGATATGAGTATAGGTGGTGGTGCTATTACTATGGCTTGTGGTACTTTTGCTGCTTTGGCTTTTAATCCTACTTTTGGTATTTTTGGTATTCTTGGTGGAGTTGCCTTTTTGTATGGCCTTGCTAGAAAAGTTTCTAGTTGTCATGGACACTTATATAAAAAACCCAATTCTGCTGTAGAAAGTATTGATATAGAAAAGGGCATGCATAAAAATTGTAAGGAATTGTTCACTTCAATTACCTGATTTTTATTTTTTTAATCTCTTGCAGTAAGATTTGCTTATAGAAGACAAAGAAATACATGTATTCAAAAGTAGGGTTTTAAATTAGCATTTTTGCTGCATAGAAGATTTTCTCTTTTTGCTAAAAAATTAAGAATTTTATTATAAAATTAAGTTTAATAGTAAAGAGGGGGAAATAGTGATAGATCTTATACAAAAATGTAAATCTGTCATACCTAGTAAAATTAAGCGACTTTGTTCAAAAATAGAGCCTGATAGACTGAAATATTATCAACTTATAAAGCAAAGTGATGAACTTAATTATAAATTGATAAAATACATATGGTGGAAAAATTTTCATATTGAAATAAAACACGCTCAACTAGAGAAAAATCATTCAAGTGTGAAATCTAATTACGATACATATACAGAACAATCATGCTGGATTCAAACTACTGAATTTAAAGATAATGATAAACTTAGAAATACATTACTTAAAAAGATAGCTACACAACCTAAAAAGAAATACATAAATAAAAGTTTAGAAACGTTGAATATCTATGGTATGTTGTGCTGCAAATATCAACATCTACTTGATGATGATCAACAAAATTCAGTTAGTGATTGTATTAAACAAAGTCTCAACGTAATTTTAAATCAAGGAAAGTTAAAAAAAACTAGAATCACAGATGAAAAATCAGATAAGCTAATCGGTGAAAATAAAAAGATACTAGAAAAAATAGCAAAGACAGAGATAAAAAATGAAAATTATCAATTAAAAAGTGATTTATGGATTAGAAAGATAATTTTTGAAGAGATTAAGCAACATATAAATAAAATCCATAAAGTTGAACAAGTGCCGAAAAATACTTACAAAATACAACAAATGCAGCAGGAAGTTAATGAAACAATAAGCATAATGCGTAGTAACGTTGAAAAAGTTATAACAAGAGGGCAATCATTAGAAGTACTACTAGAAAAAACAGAAGATTTAAAAGAAAGAAGTGAAGAGCTTTTTGTTAATACAAAAAGGATAAGGCATAAAACAGCTAATAAAAAAATCTTCTACTATGCCTTAACAGTAGTTGTTACAGTTGCTATTACTGCTTTGATTTGCTATTGTGTATATACTACTTTTAGTAAATCCAGTCAAAGTTTGGACAATGTTGCATTGATGCAAAATATGGGAAAATTGATCAATTCTATTACATAATTGCATATTTTGATTGCGTAACAAACAAGACAAAATAGTGTGCGTTCTATTTATCAATAAATCTAGATTAAGTTTGTAATTTTTTCCATACTGCCCCAGCTATTGCCGACTTTTACTTCTATTTTAAGTGGCACACTTATTATGTTCTCCATCACTTCTTGCATTAATTTTGCAACGTCAAATACATGTGCTTCCGCTGCTTCAACAATTAATTCATCATGAACTTGAAGTATTATCTTGCCAATTTTAAGTCTATCAAATAAACGAACCATAGCTTTTTTTATGATATCAGCTGCAGTACCTTGCAGAGGAAAATTAATTGCTGCCCTTTCGGCAAATTGCCGCAGTTTACTATTTACATTTTGAATAAAGCAATACCTACCAAAAAGAGTTTTAACATAACCATGGGACTTTGCATATAACTTCATTTTTTCCATATATATTTTAATTTCTGGGTAGCAAGAAAAGTAGTGATCAATAAATTCTGCAGCTTCATTTTTAGTTATTCCCAGTTGCTTTGCTAACCCAAACGGGCTGATACCATAGATAATACCAAAATTTATAGACTTTGCTTTCCGCCTTAAAGATTCACTGAGATTTCTTTCCTCTACACCAAATATCTGCTTTGCAGTAATTGCATGGATATCTTTACCTTCAGTAAAAGCGTTTTTAAATGCTAAAACGTTGGCAATGTGTGCTATAAGCCTAAGCTCAATTTGTGAATAATCAGCAGCTATAATTTTGTAACCTTCAGGTGCAATAAAAGCTTTTCTGATTGCGTTTCCCTCTTCACTTCTTATTGGTATGTTTTGAAGATTAGGATTATTTGAGCTTAGTCTACCAGTTGCAGTTGCAACCATGGAATAGTTAGTATGGATTCTCTTGGTGCTACTGTTGACCTGGCTTATTAAAGCATCTGTATAAGTGTTTTTCAGCTTACTGAAGTGACGCCAGCTAAGGACCTTATTTGCAATTTTCTGACCATCTGCTGCAAGTTCTTCAAGTACCTCAACATTTGTGCTGTATATTCCCGATTTTGCTTTTTTGCCTTTATCAAGGTTGAGCCTATCAAACAAAATATGGCTCAGCTGTTTTGGCGACCCAATATTAAACTCTTCCCCAACTAGCTCATATATTTCCTTTTCTAATAAAGTTATCTTTTGAGAAAAATCTTCTGATAACTCTTTTAACACTCCTTCATTTATTAGTATTCCCTGTTTTTCTATATCAGCTAATACTTTTTCAAGCGGCCTTTCACAGCGCTCATAAATGGTAAACAATCTTTGAGAGAATAACTTTTGTTTTAGTTTATTATGTAGCAAAATCAAAGTTTGTGCTGAAGGCTCAGCTATCTCTACATCCAAATTATACTTAATTATAGTTTCAAGTTTATGGTCATGCTTGCCTGTATCTATGCTATAGGACATGATCATTACATCATCTACTGCATCAATTTCAGGCAAAAATTTTCTTAAATCTTTTGTATTATATACTATTTTAAGTACTCCCTTAGAAATAAGAATAGGGCTGAGCAGCTTAAGAGATGGCTCTATATTATCTTGCTCCACACAAAAAAGATCATTTTCACTATAAGCAATACTTAAAGTTTTACTTTCCTCATGAAGATAAAGAGCCATTTTCCCTTCAGATTTACATCTATCTAAAAATACAAGTAAATTTTCATTACTATATTCAACTATGTTTTTTTCATTGTGAGCTTGCGTCTCATATGAAAATAATTTTTGTACTCTTGGAATTAAGGACTTAAATTCATATTTTTTGAGAAAGTCTGTTAATTTTTGGATATCTGGAGCTTTTATTCTATATTTTTCTAAATCACCTTCAATTTCTACTGTTGTAGCTAGGGAAACCAACTGCTTTGAAAGCAGCGCCCACTCCTTATAAGCCAGTATAGCCTCTCGGCACTTGTTTTGCTTAATTTGATGGGCATTCTCCAAGGTATTCTCTAGCGAACCAAACTCAGTTAGCAATTTTGCTGCAGTTTTGACACCTATTCCCAAAACTCCAGGTATGTTATCGGATGCATCTCCTGTCAGTGCAAGTAGGTCCAAAAGCTTATCTGGGCCTACCCCAAATTTCGCAATTACATCTTCTTCTTTTATATATTTATTTTTCATAGGATCAAATACTGAAACTTTTTCATCTATGAGCTGAAACAAATCTTTATCAGCTGTAACCACTGTTATTTTTAAATCATCATATTTACTATATGTTTTTGCCAGTGTGGCTATAACGTCATCAGCCTCATACCCTATCACTTCTTCGCAATTTAAGTTAAAAGCTGACACTGCCTCTCTCAGTATTGCAAATTGTGGTATTAAATCTTCAGGCGGCTTTTGTCTATTGGCTTTATATCCATGGTATATTTCATGACGAAAATTCTTCTCGCCAGTATCAAAAGCTATAACTAAATATCCTGTTAAGTATTTAAGTAGCATATTGATAAAGCCATACACCCCACCAATAGGCAAACCTGATGTAGTGCTTAGGCCTGGCAGTACATAATATGCACGAAAGAGAAAACCATATCCATCTATTATTGTTAAAGTTTTTTCCACTATAATCTACATTATAAGCTCCTAGTATCTATTACTAAGAGAAAAAGACAAGTGATTAGTATTTAGTTAGTATTACAATATCTATATATAATAAATTAACCTAATATTTAACCAATTATTAACATATTATCATCAAAATTAATATTATTAATTATTTTAAATTGAGAAGAGATTATGCATACAAAGGATCAAAACAACAAACAGAGTCAGAAGGGAATAGATCAGATTAGCTCACCAATTATCTATACAGAGTATACAGATAATGGTAAATCTGTACCTATACAACCTTTTAGGGGAAAAAGTTCTTTGTCAGACAGTAGAAGAACAAGTATTAGTAGTGATATCTCTACTTTTAGTTCTGATAGTTTTAAGGATGATGCAACATCTCTAAAAAGCCAAAGAAGTGAAAGCGTTGATAGCGGTATATCTTCGTTACCAGAAACATCAAATCCGTATAGCAGTAATGAATCATTATTCTCTACGGGAAGTGCAGCTAAAAATATATCAACAGAAGAACTATTTGGATCTTTTGAAAACAAAGAATCACATGGCTTTGCTTATGAAAGCGATGTTGATGATATGTTATCATCTCTTTCTTCCAATGATACCAATCATAACCCACGTGCCCTGTCTTCTTTTACAACTTTTTCTGATACTGAATCAACTAGTATTGAAAAAATTCCAACCAATGAAGGCAGTTTTGCTTCAATAAAAAAACCAAGCATTCAAGATAGATCAGTAAAATTGGCAAAAAAAGTTGCATCCCCAACTGTGCCAACTTTTAAATCTAATGTTTCCAACGTCAATGCTCAAACAGATGATAAGTTAACTTCTGCTATTAGTGAAGATTCAAATAATATATTGAATTCAGAAAAATCAGTGGGGGAAGAAGTGCACTCAGCAAAAAAGATTTTATCTGATACGAAAGAAAGCTTAAAAGCGGATAGATCGAATGGTAAGTATACAAGTCTAAGAGATCTAACGCCTTTGCAAGAAAAAAAGAAAGAAATAAATCGTAAAGATCAGTTATCATCTAAAATTGACGAATTTATTTCACAAGTCAACTTAAGTGCTCGGAAGACAGTAGAAGAAAGAGTTAAATATGGAACTCTTGATATGCTAAAAATAAGCGCAGAGAGGTTAAATTTAAAAATAAAGACGGTGGATTCACTAATTAATGTAGACAAAAATAATAATGATAAAGTATTGAAGGTTACAGAAAAAGATATTCCTCTGCTCAAAGAATTAAAGCGTGATTTAAAGCGGACATTATATGGAGTAAATAAGCAACTATTTAAAGAAACAAAAAAAATACTGGCTCATCAACAGAGGGAACAGCAGGAACTACAAGATAAGATTTTAAAAGGTGACATTACAAAAATTGAGGAAGCAATTTCTACAGCAAAATCGGAAGTAAATTTGAAAGAACGTTATGACCTTCTATTACATCAGTTAGGAAAAGTGCAAACTCACTTTAGTCACAATAAAAAGTTACATCCTGACTTGAAAGAAGCAATAACAGAATTACGCAAAGAAAGATGGGCCTCTCAAACTAATATATGGGCAATAAGACCAGATGATACCACAAAAAATTACCTGCCTGAATCAAGAGTTGAGTTAACATTTGCAGAAAAAAGAGAGATTTTTAGTCGCAA
This sequence is a window from Candidatus Mesenet endosymbiont of Phosphuga atrata. Protein-coding genes within it:
- the polA gene encoding DNA polymerase I, with amino-acid sequence MVEKTLTIIDGYGFLFRAYYVLPGLSTTSGLPIGGVYGFINMLLKYLTGYLVIAFDTGEKNFRHEIYHGYKANRQKPPEDLIPQFAILREAVSAFNLNCEEVIGYEADDVIATLAKTYSKYDDLKITVVTADKDLFQLIDEKVSVFDPMKNKYIKEEDVIAKFGVGPDKLLDLLALTGDASDNIPGVLGIGVKTAAKLLTEFGSLENTLENAHQIKQNKCREAILAYKEWALLSKQLVSLATTVEIEGDLEKYRIKAPDIQKLTDFLKKYEFKSLIPRVQKLFSYETQAHNEKNIVEYSNENLLVFLDRCKSEGKMALYLHEESKTLSIAYSENDLFCVEQDNIEPSLKLLSPILISKGVLKIVYNTKDLRKFLPEIDAVDDVMIMSYSIDTGKHDHKLETIIKYNLDVEIAEPSAQTLILLHNKLKQKLFSQRLFTIYERCERPLEKVLADIEKQGILINEGVLKELSEDFSQKITLLEKEIYELVGEEFNIGSPKQLSHILFDRLNLDKGKKAKSGIYSTNVEVLEELAADGQKIANKVLSWRHFSKLKNTYTDALISQVNSSTKRIHTNYSMVATATGRLSSNNPNLQNIPIRSEEGNAIRKAFIAPEGYKIIAADYSQIELRLIAHIANVLAFKNAFTEGKDIHAITAKQIFGVEERNLSESLRRKAKSINFGIIYGISPFGLAKQLGITKNEAAEFIDHYFSCYPEIKIYMEKMKLYAKSHGYVKTLFGRYCFIQNVNSKLRQFAERAAINFPLQGTAADIIKKAMVRLFDRLKIGKIILQVHDELIVEAAEAHVFDVAKLMQEVMENIISVPLKIEVKVGNSWGSMEKITNLI